A genomic stretch from Arenicella xantha includes:
- a CDS encoding choice-of-anchor Q domain-containing protein — protein sequence MPPLSPMSKTCVALAISQLLALPSLSHATTIVVNSNTDDGVGCTLREAIVSANTSVDQNNGCALGSNSGTDTITFSNGLPSNTITLVNGRILVSPNKDIAINASANTDGITINANKASRVLTVNSSSLTLDNLTLTGGLIEGGESNGGGVLAYSSTLTLNNTTVSGNTASRRGGGIAAASSTINLYDSAVNNNLSTGGESTGANGGGISAGTAGSINITNSTVSGNTAFRVGGIYASSVNVTLSHSVMRSNAALDQNFSEGGAIHIRNQASLTVNNSTLSGNSAQDGGAIAALSGPTISVNNSTLSDNSAASRGGGIWVVGYLTPRATTLTLNNSTLSGNSAASRGGGINSYGSTVILNQTTLSANSAATGGAGIVASHGFNDTGTLTLNNSIIANSAGGDCYYRRTSAPVIIDSASIIEDGSCNANRSGDPGLLRLANNGGPTQTHALAANSMAINTGNISNCTDTDQRGATRDSLCDVGAFEFVDTSFFVVPLKNGKSVIFGL from the coding sequence ATGCCGCCATTGAGCCCAATGAGTAAAACCTGTGTCGCACTAGCCATCAGTCAGTTGCTAGCCTTACCTTCATTGTCGCATGCAACCACCATTGTCGTTAATTCAAACACCGACGATGGCGTTGGCTGCACCTTGCGCGAGGCCATTGTATCGGCCAACACCTCGGTCGACCAAAACAATGGTTGTGCGCTTGGCAGCAACTCAGGTACCGATACCATTACGTTTTCAAACGGTCTGCCATCTAATACCATCACCTTAGTTAATGGTCGTATATTGGTTAGCCCCAATAAAGATATTGCGATTAATGCCAGCGCCAATACCGATGGCATTACGATTAACGCCAACAAAGCTTCACGTGTGCTGACGGTTAACTCGTCATCTTTAACACTCGACAATTTGACTCTCACAGGCGGGCTTATCGAAGGCGGTGAGTCGAATGGCGGAGGCGTGCTGGCTTATTCTTCTACCCTAACGCTCAATAACACTACCGTATCTGGCAACACGGCTTCCCGCCGCGGTGGCGGTATAGCGGCTGCCTCCAGCACCATTAATCTGTATGACAGCGCCGTGAACAATAATTTAAGTACTGGTGGTGAGAGCACCGGTGCGAATGGTGGTGGAATTTCTGCGGGAACCGCTGGTAGCATCAATATCACTAACAGCACGGTATCGGGCAATACCGCGTTTCGTGTTGGTGGAATTTATGCCAGCAGCGTCAACGTAACGCTAAGCCATAGTGTAATGAGGAGTAACGCAGCTTTAGATCAAAATTTTAGTGAAGGAGGGGCAATTCACATTCGCAATCAGGCAAGCTTGACGGTCAATAACAGTACTTTGTCGGGAAACTCAGCGCAGGATGGTGGAGCCATTGCCGCCCTAAGTGGACCAACTATTTCGGTGAACAACAGCACCCTCTCTGACAACTCAGCGGCAAGTCGCGGCGGCGGCATTTGGGTTGTCGGTTACCTAACCCCGCGAGCGACCACCCTAACATTGAACAACAGTACCCTCTCTGGCAACTCAGCGGCAAGTCGCGGCGGAGGCATCAACTCATACGGTTCTACAGTAATATTAAACCAAACGACACTGTCTGCAAATTCCGCCGCTACAGGTGGTGCGGGAATCGTTGCATCCCATGGGTTTAACGACACAGGAACGCTCACCCTTAACAATAGCATTATCGCCAATTCCGCTGGCGGTGACTGCTATTATCGACGAACTTCCGCACCGGTAATTATCGACTCAGCCAGCATCATCGAAGACGGATCATGCAACGCAAACCGTTCTGGCGACCCTGGCTTATTACGCTTAGCGAATAACGGCGGCCCAACCCAAACACATGCTCTAGCCGCTAACAGCATGGCTATCAACACCGGCAACATTAGCAACTGCACCGACACCGACCAACGAGGGGCAACACGCGACTCACTGTGCGACGTAGGCGCATTTGAATTTGTCGACACCAGCTTCTTTGTGGTGCCTCTTAAAAACGGAAAGTCGGTTATTTTTGGGCTTTAA
- a CDS encoding outer membrane beta-barrel protein, whose protein sequence is MNLKTKYLIPLSLKLFFLSVISQPALAENNAKLESRHSLEINLLAGELDSDLAQLGFNDEDTKHYSLSYNYKFDSGFYTGIGYLDGESGSLSLVDDLFGEDELVYDAIYVKGGYQYLLSQRQAFFADVSVLRYDVNLLLNGESSISENGTGLGLTVGWRYQPGNRIGFQVAIDNIQLNSDFDILSVGGGLSYSF, encoded by the coding sequence ATGAATTTGAAAACCAAATATCTAATACCTCTATCGCTAAAACTCTTCTTTTTATCAGTAATTAGCCAGCCTGCGTTGGCAGAAAATAACGCCAAATTGGAGTCACGGCACTCACTAGAAATCAATCTCTTGGCAGGAGAGTTAGATTCCGACCTTGCTCAACTAGGTTTTAATGACGAAGATACAAAGCACTATAGTTTGTCTTATAATTATAAATTTGATAGTGGTTTCTACACTGGCATTGGCTACCTAGACGGAGAGAGCGGAAGTTTGTCTCTAGTTGACGACTTGTTTGGAGAAGACGAACTTGTCTATGATGCTATTTATGTTAAAGGAGGCTACCAGTATCTTTTGTCTCAGCGACAAGCGTTTTTCGCCGACGTGTCAGTACTAAGGTATGACGTCAATTTACTTTTAAACGGTGAGTCTTCTATATCTGAAAATGGCACTGGTTTGGGTCTTACCGTTGGTTGGCGATACCAGCCAGGCAACCGAATCGGCTTTCAAGTGGCCATAGATAATATTCAACTGAATTCCGATTTTGATATTCTAAGTGTTGGTGGCGGCCTCAGTTACAGCTTTTAG
- a CDS encoding class I SAM-dependent methyltransferase, protein MTSHKNTNSKASKFWDKASNKYSKQAISDVPSYEKKLEVSRRYLSAQSRVFEFGCGTGSTALIHAPYVEHIHAIDFSENMIDIAKSKADKEKITNVRFEKASIDNFVAAPESYDAVLGLSVLHLLDDREAAIAKSFELVKPGGVFITSSACLREGYYILLWPLLWLGKLFGQVPTVKFVSVRSLVNSLVAAGFEIDYQWRPAKALWVFIVAKKNK, encoded by the coding sequence ATGACCAGCCATAAGAATACGAATTCAAAAGCAAGTAAATTTTGGGATAAAGCGTCAAACAAGTATTCCAAGCAAGCAATTTCAGATGTGCCAAGTTATGAGAAGAAGCTTGAAGTTAGTCGGCGTTATCTAAGCGCTCAATCAAGAGTGTTCGAATTTGGTTGTGGTACCGGCTCGACCGCTTTGATCCATGCGCCTTACGTTGAACATATTCATGCTATTGACTTCTCAGAAAATATGATCGATATCGCAAAGTCGAAGGCAGACAAAGAAAAAATCACTAATGTCCGGTTTGAAAAAGCATCTATTGATAACTTCGTCGCGGCTCCCGAGTCTTATGATGCTGTATTGGGGTTGAGTGTGCTTCACTTACTCGACGACAGGGAGGCCGCGATTGCAAAGTCATTTGAGCTCGTTAAACCCGGCGGTGTATTCATCACTAGCAGTGCCTGCTTACGTGAAGGCTATTACATTCTACTCTGGCCCTTACTCTGGCTTGGAAAGCTGTTTGGGCAAGTTCCAACCGTAAAATTTGTTTCAGTCCGAAGCTTAGTGAACAGTTTAGTAGCCGCCGGTTTCGAAATCGACTACCAATGGCGACCAGCTAAAGCTCTGTGGGTTTTTATCGTCGCGAAAAAAAACAAATAG
- a CDS encoding LysR family transcriptional regulator, translating to MKKDSLKFDWNHARAFLVTAEQGSLSAAARVLGLTQPTLGRQVNALERELDVTLFERVGRGLTLTQSGLYLLEHVTSMGMAAEHVSLAAMGQSQSVSGTVCISVGEIYGSLVMPKIVKKIKDEEPGITIEIVASNETSDLQKREADIAVRAFRPTQTELITKKIKEMSGTFYATPSYLKTLGPINTVQELGRASFVSLGSRETYLKAMAGFGLTLTDENISVLCENHIVHWEMTKIGLGIGVAPQDIGDTEPLVQRVIPDFDLVQFPIWLTTHRELRTSKKIRLVFDLLAEALAR from the coding sequence ATGAAAAAGGATTCTTTAAAATTTGATTGGAATCACGCGCGAGCATTCCTAGTTACCGCTGAACAGGGTTCGTTGTCGGCAGCGGCCCGTGTTTTAGGGCTCACACAACCGACCCTAGGAAGACAAGTGAACGCCTTAGAAAGAGAATTAGATGTCACTCTTTTTGAACGCGTAGGACGAGGCTTGACGCTGACACAGAGTGGCCTTTATTTGCTTGAGCATGTCACGTCGATGGGCATGGCGGCAGAGCATGTTTCGTTGGCCGCAATGGGGCAGTCGCAATCTGTCTCGGGCACCGTCTGCATCTCAGTAGGTGAGATTTATGGTTCGTTGGTGATGCCTAAGATTGTTAAAAAAATCAAAGATGAAGAGCCTGGAATCACAATTGAAATCGTCGCATCAAATGAGACCAGTGATCTACAAAAGCGCGAAGCTGATATTGCTGTTCGCGCCTTTCGACCTACACAAACTGAGCTGATCACCAAAAAGATCAAAGAGATGAGCGGAACTTTTTACGCTACGCCCTCTTATCTAAAAACGCTAGGCCCGATCAACACAGTTCAAGAGTTGGGGCGTGCTAGTTTTGTTTCGCTAGGTAGCCGCGAGACTTATTTAAAGGCGATGGCTGGATTCGGTCTAACTCTCACAGACGAGAATATTTCAGTGCTTTGTGAGAATCATATTGTCCACTGGGAGATGACTAAAATCGGCTTAGGAATTGGTGTTGCACCGCAAGACATCGGAGATACGGAACCGCTGGTACAGCGCGTAATTCCAGATTTCGACCTGGTACAGTTTCCGATTTGGTTAACCACACACCGTGAACTTCGCACCAGCAAAAAAATTCGACTGGTATTTGACTTGCTTGCCGAAGCACTTGCGCGCTAA
- a CDS encoding Ig-like domain-containing protein, with protein sequence MKSLEFLSPARSLLLALPFILGMPSQLVAGPEAAKYISAIMLLLDEQELDLCAHAVGDPSLPDLGENPMPGHTDPGKMAEHMAIFDFVDYDNATHVAVQSGNWSSQSTWYAGRIPTDCAKVVIPVDTTVSYDIDSDVRLHTVRVDGNLNFSTSSSTRMVLDTLVVDPRGVLQIGTKANPMPANRSAEIVIADNGDINVQHDPMLLSRGVVAHGTTRIHGAVKTTHLKVASDPLAGQTSLTLTESPIGWRIGDKLVIAGTYYLGWKWDNDIRAVRYFGTQDEVRTIESIAGNSITLDSALAFDHTSPRADLKTSVANFTRNVAIRTENADSVAVHQRGHVMFMHSNKVDVRYAEFDELGRTDKSVPSLDISNVSPVSANSNVQGRYSFHFHRTGTADQRQPAVAVGNAVFGSPGWGYTHHDSHADFHDNASFNTFGAGFVAETGNETGIWSGNIAIKAEGNSAFNPKNGNDREGFDMGRTGDGFWFQGRLVRSIDNIAASVNHGFVYLHRGSGMLNFPPDRFMLPEALGLGSDATPDDAPIRDFDNNEAFANTVGLYIVKANPNQEHDIMTTLSDFTAWNVRAGAAIEYTSHYLVNNFDLIAAPSNLAPFYAPAFGLEFGTNTTDMVAKDIHINGFPEGILLSKHQTNSEDSGRDQFVVIGGSFTNVGTHFVEQDATDLIISNDDLVPGRFSVDVNNNGGRFEYLSAATSAGAGVSYTGFKTDSIGQTPVPAGVDTYGIFVRDMIANVEINGYYHDTDSGDIYTVVENYFSDRATGEIHKVGFKTFLGPDVVSVLGNQFHAWADAVDMGDINIASASPTAIDDAASTTVETAVQLNLTTNDTDPENDSLYVDGIVQPRDGRVFQDSASSVTYMPNFGFTGVDTFYYWVSDGNGNFSKGHVNVTVSN encoded by the coding sequence ATGAAATCACTAGAATTTTTGAGTCCTGCGCGCTCCCTATTACTCGCCCTACCCTTCATTTTGGGCATGCCGTCTCAGCTCGTTGCCGGCCCAGAAGCAGCAAAATATATCAGTGCAATTATGCTGTTGCTGGATGAACAAGAGCTTGACCTGTGCGCTCACGCGGTCGGCGACCCGAGTCTGCCAGACCTAGGTGAAAACCCTATGCCGGGGCATACCGACCCAGGCAAAATGGCTGAGCATATGGCAATTTTTGATTTTGTCGACTATGACAACGCCACTCACGTAGCAGTGCAAAGCGGTAACTGGAGCAGTCAAAGCACTTGGTACGCGGGGCGAATCCCGACTGACTGCGCTAAGGTGGTGATTCCGGTGGACACTACGGTAAGTTATGACATTGACAGCGATGTACGCTTACATACAGTTCGAGTGGACGGAAACCTGAATTTTTCAACCTCAAGTTCGACCCGCATGGTACTGGACACGCTCGTTGTTGACCCTCGTGGCGTGTTACAAATAGGCACTAAAGCAAACCCGATGCCGGCCAATCGATCCGCCGAAATAGTGATCGCGGATAACGGTGATATTAATGTTCAACATGACCCCATGCTGCTAAGTCGCGGTGTGGTTGCACATGGCACCACTCGCATCCATGGCGCGGTCAAAACAACGCACCTAAAAGTAGCTAGCGATCCGCTGGCGGGCCAAACTTCATTGACTCTTACTGAGAGCCCAATTGGTTGGCGTATTGGCGATAAGCTGGTGATTGCCGGCACTTACTATCTTGGCTGGAAATGGGACAATGACATTCGTGCCGTACGTTACTTTGGTACGCAGGATGAAGTGCGTACCATTGAGTCTATTGCAGGCAACAGCATCACCTTGGATTCAGCACTGGCATTCGACCATACTTCGCCACGCGCCGATTTAAAAACCAGCGTTGCGAATTTTACTCGGAACGTGGCAATTCGAACTGAAAACGCAGATTCGGTAGCTGTTCACCAGCGCGGCCACGTGATGTTTATGCACAGCAATAAGGTGGATGTTCGGTACGCCGAATTTGATGAATTGGGCCGCACGGACAAATCCGTTCCTAGCCTTGATATCAGCAATGTGTCACCCGTTAGCGCGAACAGCAATGTACAGGGGCGCTACAGTTTTCACTTTCATAGAACCGGCACAGCCGATCAACGTCAGCCTGCGGTCGCGGTCGGTAATGCTGTATTCGGCTCGCCAGGATGGGGCTACACACATCACGACAGTCATGCAGACTTCCACGACAATGCGTCGTTCAATACCTTTGGCGCAGGATTTGTTGCGGAGACCGGCAATGAAACCGGAATTTGGTCAGGCAATATTGCGATTAAAGCTGAGGGTAACTCCGCATTCAATCCAAAGAATGGCAACGACCGAGAAGGCTTTGACATGGGGCGAACCGGAGACGGGTTCTGGTTCCAAGGCCGACTGGTAAGAAGTATTGATAATATCGCCGCAAGCGTGAATCATGGCTTTGTATACCTGCATCGCGGGTCGGGAATGCTGAATTTTCCACCGGACCGGTTTATGTTGCCTGAGGCTCTAGGCCTTGGAAGTGACGCGACGCCTGACGATGCACCGATTAGGGACTTTGACAACAATGAGGCGTTCGCGAACACCGTTGGGCTCTATATTGTTAAAGCAAACCCGAACCAAGAACACGACATAATGACAACCCTCAGTGACTTTACTGCTTGGAATGTGCGCGCAGGAGCGGCAATTGAATATACCTCGCATTACCTTGTTAATAACTTTGATCTAATCGCCGCGCCCAGCAATCTTGCGCCGTTCTATGCACCTGCATTTGGCTTAGAGTTTGGCACCAATACTACTGACATGGTCGCTAAGGATATTCATATTAACGGCTTTCCTGAAGGCATTCTATTGAGCAAACATCAGACGAATTCTGAGGATTCAGGTAGAGATCAATTTGTTGTGATCGGTGGCTCTTTTACCAATGTTGGTACCCATTTCGTGGAACAAGACGCCACCGATCTAATCATTAGTAATGACGATTTGGTGCCGGGTAGATTCAGCGTAGACGTGAATAACAACGGTGGTCGATTTGAATACCTGTCCGCTGCGACCTCCGCCGGCGCCGGTGTGTCTTATACGGGCTTTAAAACCGATAGCATCGGGCAGACGCCTGTGCCGGCTGGAGTTGACACCTATGGCATCTTTGTTCGCGACATGATTGCCAATGTTGAGATTAATGGCTACTACCACGACACCGATTCTGGAGATATTTACACTGTAGTTGAAAATTATTTCAGTGATCGCGCCACTGGCGAGATTCATAAGGTTGGCTTTAAGACGTTTCTCGGCCCAGATGTTGTGTCCGTGTTAGGCAATCAATTCCATGCTTGGGCAGACGCCGTAGACATGGGCGACATCAATATAGCGAGTGCGTCGCCAACGGCTATCGATGATGCAGCGAGCACCACGGTAGAAACCGCCGTACAACTTAACCTCACAACCAATGACACTGATCCAGAAAACGACTCCTTGTATGTGGATGGCATTGTGCAACCTAGAGACGGAAGGGTATTCCAAGATTCGGCTAGCAGTGTTACCTACATGCCCAATTTTGGATTTACCGGCGTAGACACCTTTTATTACTGGGTAAGCGATGGCAACGGCAATTTCAGCAAAGGCCATGTCAACGTTACCGTGTCAAACTAG
- a CDS encoding glutathione S-transferase family protein gives MSIIIHGSILSPFVRKVSLVAAEKNIAIERQDLNPFAPPANFEEISPLRRIPVLEEDGFFLADSSAIVAYLDAKQPSPALLSSEPKARGQALWIEEYADTALASDIGLGVFRPALIKPMMGKPVDLEAIKEALTVTLPPRFAYLEAQIDGKEWFAGSELGVADIAVYSQITSLLHTGHLPEAELYPSLMAHFAKIQARPTSQELLQTEIAVISAVKEKIQGSK, from the coding sequence ATGTCAATAATCATTCATGGGTCTATTCTGTCCCCGTTCGTTCGTAAAGTCAGCTTAGTTGCGGCGGAAAAAAATATCGCGATTGAACGACAAGACCTAAACCCTTTTGCACCACCTGCGAACTTTGAAGAAATAAGTCCGTTACGCCGTATTCCAGTCCTTGAAGAAGATGGTTTTTTTCTGGCTGACAGCTCGGCAATTGTGGCTTACCTTGATGCAAAACAGCCCTCTCCTGCTTTACTGTCATCTGAGCCTAAAGCTCGCGGTCAGGCTTTGTGGATTGAAGAATACGCTGACACGGCTTTGGCTTCTGACATTGGTCTGGGTGTGTTTCGTCCGGCCTTAATTAAACCAATGATGGGCAAGCCGGTTGATCTTGAGGCTATCAAAGAGGCTTTGACGGTTACTTTGCCTCCAAGGTTTGCGTATTTAGAAGCACAAATCGATGGTAAGGAGTGGTTCGCAGGTTCCGAACTAGGGGTAGCCGATATAGCCGTCTATTCACAAATTACAAGCTTGTTGCACACCGGTCACCTTCCAGAAGCTGAGTTGTACCCTTCACTCATGGCGCACTTCGCCAAAATACAAGCGCGACCAACATCACAAGAATTATTGCAAACCGAGATCGCTGTTATCAGCGCCGTTAAAGAAAAAATACAGGGTTCGAAATGA